A stretch of the Nosocomiicoccus ampullae genome encodes the following:
- a CDS encoding MOSC domain-containing protein: protein MKRNKIHEIYVGEIKTHGTENAEDPFDDKYITAGYKAPINGSVFLSTLGLTGDEQADKRFHGGKEKALFMYPKENYLELSCELGKEIPVGGNGENISIIGINERDVCVGDVYQLGESVIEVSQPRRPCWKPARRHRALDFSKTIQDLGITGWYFRVIQEGKITKDDTLKLLKRPCKEWTIKKVNDVMYVYTDNLGLAESLIDCEYIPESFKKTLRARLRGEEESQISRLYGPNINA from the coding sequence GTGAAGCGCAATAAAATACATGAGATTTATGTCGGTGAAATTAAAACACATGGAACAGAAAATGCTGAAGATCCATTTGATGATAAGTACATTACAGCAGGATATAAAGCACCTATTAACGGTTCGGTGTTTTTATCAACACTTGGCTTAACGGGGGATGAGCAAGCAGATAAAAGATTTCATGGTGGAAAAGAAAAAGCACTGTTTATGTACCCAAAAGAAAATTACTTAGAATTAAGTTGTGAACTTGGAAAAGAGATACCAGTTGGAGGTAACGGTGAAAACATTTCAATTATTGGTATTAATGAAAGAGATGTTTGTGTCGGTGACGTATATCAGCTAGGTGAATCAGTGATTGAAGTATCACAGCCACGACGTCCTTGCTGGAAACCTGCAAGGCGCCATAGAGCACTGGATTTTTCAAAGACAATTCAAGATTTAGGTATAACTGGTTGGTACTTTAGAGTAATTCAAGAAGGTAAGATTACTAAAGATGATACTCTCAAACTACTTAAACGTCCGTGCAAAGAGTGGACGATAAAAAAGGTCAACGACGTCATGTATGTATATACAGATAATTTAGGGCTCGCAGAAAGTCTAATAGACTGTGAGTATATTCCGGAGAGTTTTAAAAAAACATTACGTGCAAGACTCCGTGGTGAAGAAGAAAGTCAGATAAGTAGATTGTATGGTCCAAATATCAATGCATAA
- a CDS encoding osmoprotectant ABC transporter substrate-binding protein: MKKLTKFFIIVTLSLTVLSGCTLPGLSGSDKDSIKITSLATSESQILSHMMRLMIEHETDGEIKPTLINNLGSSTIQHNAVSSGDAQLSGVRYSGTDLTGALGEEPIKDPDEALKATQDGFEERFDMKFYDSYGFENSYAFLVSKDVAEEFNLEKTSDLKDHADQLAFGVDSSWMNRKGDGYQGFIDTYGFSFNDISPMQIGLVYDALNANSIDVALGYTTDGRIAAYDLVVLEDDLQFFPPYDASPFATFEALNNHPEIDVALSKLVGKISTEEMQRLNYRADGEGIEPALVAEEFLEEHNYFDDEETEAK; the protein is encoded by the coding sequence ATGAAGAAATTAACTAAATTTTTTATCATTGTAACACTGTCACTCACTGTCTTATCTGGATGTACACTTCCAGGTTTAAGCGGCAGTGATAAGGACTCTATTAAAATTACGTCACTCGCTACGAGTGAATCTCAAATTTTATCGCACATGATGCGTTTAATGATTGAACATGAAACTGATGGTGAAATTAAGCCTACGCTAATTAACAACTTAGGCTCTAGTACAATTCAGCATAACGCAGTTTCAAGTGGGGATGCACAGCTTTCAGGTGTGCGCTACTCAGGAACGGATCTTACTGGTGCTTTAGGCGAAGAACCAATTAAAGACCCCGACGAAGCATTAAAAGCAACACAAGATGGTTTTGAAGAACGTTTTGACATGAAGTTTTACGACAGTTACGGTTTTGAAAACTCATACGCATTTTTAGTTTCTAAAGACGTCGCAGAAGAGTTTAATTTAGAAAAAACTTCTGACTTAAAAGATCACGCTGACCAATTAGCATTCGGTGTCGATTCGAGTTGGATGAACCGTAAAGGTGACGGATATCAAGGATTTATCGATACGTATGGATTTTCATTTAATGACATTAGTCCAATGCAAATTGGTTTAGTTTATGATGCTTTAAACGCAAATAGTATTGATGTTGCGTTAGGTTATACGACAGACGGAAGAATCGCAGCATACGATTTAGTCGTATTAGAAGATGATTTACAATTCTTCCCACCGTATGACGCATCACCATTCGCAACTTTTGAAGCACTTAATAATCACCCTGAAATTGACGTTGCGTTAAGCAAATTAGTTGGTAAAATTTCAACAGAAGAAATGCAACGATTAAACTACCGTGCAGATGGTGAAGGTATCGAACCAGCACTCGTTGCTGAAGAATTTTTAGAAGAACATAACTATTTTGACGATGAAGAAACGGAGGCTAAATAA
- a CDS encoding ABC transporter permease, which translates to MAEVQTFFSQYGTEFLFKIWEHFYISMIALGIGIIIAVPIGMLLARTEKVGDWILTIAGVLQTIPTLAVLALMIPLFGIGKVPAIIALSIYILLPILNNTIVGVRGVSKDAKEAAVAMGMTKRQLLWQVDLPLASPLILSGIRLASVYVISWATIASYIGAGGLGDFIFNGLNLYDPVMIVIATIGVTLLALVTDFILGIIESKAVPRGLNISR; encoded by the coding sequence ATGGCTGAAGTTCAAACATTTTTTAGCCAGTACGGGACAGAGTTTTTATTTAAGATTTGGGAACATTTCTACATCTCAATGATTGCTTTAGGTATCGGTATTATAATTGCTGTACCGATTGGGATGCTTCTCGCTCGTACTGAAAAAGTTGGAGACTGGATTTTAACAATTGCTGGTGTACTTCAGACTATACCTACACTTGCGGTTCTAGCATTAATGATTCCGCTATTTGGTATCGGAAAAGTACCTGCAATTATCGCACTATCGATTTATATTTTACTGCCGATTTTAAATAACACAATCGTCGGTGTTCGCGGTGTAAGTAAAGATGCTAAAGAAGCGGCAGTCGCTATGGGTATGACAAAAAGACAGTTATTATGGCAAGTCGATTTACCGCTTGCGTCACCGCTTATTTTAAGTGGGATTAGACTCGCGAGCGTTTACGTTATTTCATGGGCAACAATCGCGAGTTATATCGGTGCAGGTGGATTAGGTGACTTTATCTTTAACGGATTAAACTTATATGACCCAGTCATGATTGTTATAGCGACAATTGGTGTCACATTACTTGCACTCGTGACTGACTTTATACTCGGAATTATTGAATCAAAAGCAGTACCAAGAGGACTAAACATTTCCAGATAA
- a CDS encoding alpha/beta hydrolase, whose translation MAMLDINFHSNTLGKHHEFKVFLPETTDMFENNDVQPLRTLTVLHGLSSDHTMFSRYTNLEMYANEHNLAVILPNADHSFYLNMKYGHSYLDHIKEVWQYAHNILPLSKKREDNYISGNSMGGFGAFYVSFNFPELFSKTIPMSGALGVDEDFLNLDWYDFDIQSLIGEHTKIKGSELDSEAIIHRAIETHGKENLPEIYVLCGIDDFLIESNKKFIEQLKSANLNVESQFKSGGHTWSYWSESIRDAVDWIFKDIEVDKSKQIINWVG comes from the coding sequence ATGGCAATGTTAGACATAAATTTTCACTCAAATACTCTTGGCAAACATCATGAATTTAAAGTTTTTTTACCAGAAACTACTGATATGTTTGAAAATAATGACGTTCAGCCACTTCGTACCTTAACTGTCCTCCACGGATTATCCAGTGACCATACAATGTTTTCAAGATATACAAATTTAGAAATGTATGCAAATGAACACAACTTAGCTGTAATATTACCAAATGCAGATCATTCATTTTACTTAAACATGAAATATGGTCATAGTTATTTAGATCATATTAAAGAAGTCTGGCAATATGCACATAATATACTACCATTATCTAAAAAACGTGAAGATAATTATATTAGTGGGAATTCAATGGGTGGCTTTGGTGCATTTTATGTATCATTTAATTTTCCAGAGTTATTTAGTAAAACTATCCCAATGAGTGGCGCTTTAGGCGTAGATGAAGACTTTTTAAACCTCGATTGGTATGACTTTGATATTCAGTCATTAATCGGTGAACATACTAAAATAAAAGGTTCTGAGTTAGATAGTGAAGCTATCATCCATCGAGCGATTGAAACACATGGCAAAGAGAACCTTCCAGAGATTTATGTTTTATGCGGTATTGATGACTTCTTAATTGAATCAAATAAAAAATTTATTGAACAATTAAAATCAGCAAATCTTAACGTAGAATCTCAATTTAAATCTGGTGGTCATACATGGAGTTATTGGAGTGAATCTATTAGAGATGCTGTGGATTGGATATTTAAAGATATAGAAGTCGATAAAAGTAAACAAATCATCAACTGGGTCGGATAA
- a CDS encoding cyclic 2,3-diphosphoglycerate synthase produces the protein MKAKKNVIIIGAAGRDFHNFNTYYRNNEEYNVVAFTAAQIPDIDGRKYPKELAGELYPEGIPIFKEEELETLIKKYDVDECVFAYSDVHYTKVMQIGARVNSAGANFKLLGLKDTQLKSSKPVISVCATRTGTGKSQTSRKVVETLLNEGLNVVVIRHPMPYGDLVAQRVQRFGTIEDLKKHNCTIEEMEEYEPHVERGNIIYAGVDYEAILNEAENDPDGCDVILWDGGNNDFSFYETDLAITVLDPHRAGHELEYYPGEVSLRTADVSIINKIDSAKKENIETVEENIKAVAPNSTIIKAESEVTIDNPELVKDKRVLIVEDGPTLTHGEMKIGAGTVAAERLGVKEIIDPKPYAVGSLIDTFKQYPHLDHVLPAMGYGEEQLKDLEATINQSDADVVIIGTPIDLNRVINIEKPSARVFYNLNEVTTPNLNSILSEFISEKGLK, from the coding sequence ATGAAAGCAAAGAAAAACGTAATAATTATAGGAGCAGCAGGACGCGATTTCCATAATTTTAATACGTACTACCGCAATAATGAAGAATATAATGTAGTTGCTTTCACAGCAGCACAAATTCCCGATATCGATGGACGTAAGTACCCTAAAGAACTTGCGGGTGAATTATATCCTGAAGGTATTCCAATTTTTAAAGAAGAAGAATTAGAAACGCTAATTAAAAAATATGATGTAGACGAATGTGTATTTGCATATAGTGACGTGCATTATACAAAAGTGATGCAAATTGGTGCGCGTGTGAATTCAGCAGGTGCAAATTTTAAATTACTTGGACTAAAAGATACACAATTAAAAAGTAGTAAACCTGTGATTTCTGTATGTGCAACACGTACAGGTACAGGGAAATCTCAAACATCTCGTAAAGTAGTAGAGACATTACTGAATGAAGGATTAAACGTAGTGGTGATTCGTCATCCAATGCCGTACGGTGATTTAGTTGCTCAACGTGTCCAACGCTTTGGGACAATTGAGGACTTAAAAAAGCATAATTGTACAATTGAAGAAATGGAAGAATACGAACCACACGTTGAACGTGGAAATATTATATATGCTGGTGTAGATTATGAAGCGATATTAAATGAAGCAGAAAATGATCCAGACGGATGTGACGTTATTTTATGGGATGGTGGTAATAACGACTTTTCTTTCTACGAGACAGATTTAGCGATTACTGTTTTAGATCCGCATCGTGCTGGCCATGAACTAGAGTATTATCCTGGTGAAGTCTCATTACGCACTGCAGATGTTTCGATTATTAACAAAATTGACAGTGCTAAAAAAGAAAATATTGAAACTGTAGAAGAAAATATAAAAGCAGTTGCACCAAATAGTACAATTATTAAGGCAGAATCAGAAGTTACAATAGACAATCCTGAATTAGTGAAAGATAAACGTGTATTAATTGTTGAAGACGGGCCGACGTTAACTCATGGAGAGATGAAGATTGGTGCAGGTACTGTAGCAGCAGAACGATTAGGTGTAAAAGAAATTATTGACCCTAAACCGTATGCGGTGGGATCCTTAATAGATACGTTTAAACAATATCCACATTTAGATCATGTGCTACCAGCTATGGGATATGGCGAGGAGCAACTGAAAGATTTAGAAGCAACTATTAATCAATCTGATGCAGATGTCGTTATTATCGGAACACCGATTGATTTAAATCGTGTCATTAATATTGAAAAGCCATCTGCACGTGTATTTTATAATTTAAATGAGGTTACAACTCCTAATTTAAATTCTATTCTTTCAGAATTTATTAGTGAAAAAGGATTAAAATAA
- a CDS encoding BCCT family transporter: MMSQKKRKKEKPFTPVFTYGLIVVLILVFLGVLMPNKFYETASGISGFIAENLGWYYMFVTTGLGFFAVFIIFSPIGKLKLGQPHEKPEFSTISWFAMLFSAGMGIGLVFWGAAEPMNHMMNPPTGEGGGHQQVQAVRSTIFHWGLHAWCVYGIVALALAYTAYRKGESGLISKTLRPIFGDKVDGTLGQIVDTMAVFATVIGVAVSLGMGALQINGGLNYLLGVPETVIIQGIIILVVTILFLISAWSGLSKGIQILSNSNMVLAVLLFFIILFVGPTIASLDMFATATGSYLQQFLYLTLDTGYNDSQKAAWIQEWTIYYWGWWFSWCPFVGIFIARVSRGRTIREFILAVILVPATICMVWFSVFGTTGMTTGLKHPHIFNLPVEKQLFAIFDVMPIGTLLSIIALVLVSVFFITSADSATFVLGMQTTDGSLTPRTRIKIVWGIALSLISYTLIIAGGENALSAIQAAAIIAALPFSVIVILMTISFFKDANNERKYLGLTLQPDEENMKQYLSSTPEEHSQDIQDYIDETSDQRGI; encoded by the coding sequence ATGATGAGTCAAAAGAAAAGAAAGAAAGAAAAGCCGTTTACTCCCGTATTTACATATGGATTAATTGTCGTTTTAATACTCGTGTTTTTAGGTGTTTTAATGCCGAATAAATTTTATGAGACAGCTAGTGGCATTTCAGGATTTATAGCTGAAAATCTCGGTTGGTATTATATGTTTGTCACTACCGGTCTAGGTTTTTTTGCGGTCTTCATTATATTTAGTCCGATTGGTAAATTAAAGCTTGGGCAACCTCATGAGAAACCTGAATTCAGTACGATCTCATGGTTTGCGATGTTATTTAGTGCAGGAATGGGGATTGGTTTAGTGTTCTGGGGTGCTGCTGAACCGATGAATCATATGATGAACCCACCGACAGGAGAAGGTGGCGGACATCAACAAGTTCAAGCAGTCCGCTCGACAATTTTTCACTGGGGACTACATGCATGGTGTGTGTACGGTATAGTTGCTTTAGCACTTGCGTATACAGCATATCGTAAAGGTGAGAGTGGCTTAATTTCAAAGACGTTACGACCAATATTTGGAGATAAGGTTGACGGTACTCTTGGACAAATTGTTGATACGATGGCAGTTTTCGCTACAGTGATTGGTGTTGCGGTATCACTTGGTATGGGTGCTCTACAAATAAATGGTGGACTGAACTATTTACTCGGTGTACCAGAAACAGTCATTATTCAAGGAATCATTATACTCGTTGTAACGATTTTATTTCTAATCAGTGCATGGAGCGGGTTATCTAAAGGAATTCAAATTTTAAGTAACTCAAATATGGTACTTGCAGTACTATTATTCTTTATAATTTTATTTGTCGGTCCAACAATTGCGAGTCTAGATATGTTCGCAACTGCAACGGGATCATACTTACAACAATTTTTATATTTAACGTTAGATACTGGTTATAATGATTCACAAAAAGCAGCATGGATTCAGGAATGGACAATTTATTACTGGGGTTGGTGGTTCAGTTGGTGTCCATTTGTAGGGATATTTATCGCACGTGTGTCACGTGGACGTACGATTCGTGAGTTTATCCTCGCAGTAATATTAGTACCAGCAACGATTTGTATGGTATGGTTTAGTGTGTTTGGTACGACTGGTATGACAACAGGACTTAAACATCCACATATCTTTAACTTACCAGTAGAAAAACAATTATTTGCCATATTCGATGTTATGCCGATAGGCACGCTGTTATCAATTATTGCATTAGTTTTAGTATCAGTATTCTTTATAACGAGTGCTGATTCTGCAACATTTGTTTTAGGGATGCAAACGACAGATGGATCACTTACACCAAGAACACGTATTAAAATTGTTTGGGGCATTGCGTTATCGCTAATTTCATACACACTCATTATTGCAGGTGGTGAAAATGCTTTAAGCGCGATTCAAGCTGCAGCAATTATTGCCGCACTCCCATTTAGTGTAATAGTTATTTTAATGACGATAAGTTTCTTCAAAGATGCAAACAATGAACGTAAATATTTAGGTTTAACCCTACAACCAGACGAAGAGAATATGAAACAATATTTATCGAGTACACCAGAGGAACATAGTCAAGATATTCAAGATTATATTGATGAGACAAGTGATCAAAGAGGAATTTAA
- a CDS encoding ABC transporter permease, with amino-acid sequence MVLSNIFTELSTYYSNNFTYLLRLFFDHLLMSVYGVLFAAIIGIPLGILIARFGKLANPIITLANIIQTMPALALLAIFMLVMGLGQTTVVFTVFLYALLPILKNTYAGIRGVDPDIKDAGKAMGMTKNQVLRMIELPLALSVIIGGLRIALVVAIGVVAIGSFIGAPTLSDVIIRGTNATDGTVFILAGALPIALIAIIIDIALRFLEFKLDPTKKTSA; translated from the coding sequence ATGGTTCTTTCAAATATATTTACAGAACTATCGACGTATTACTCAAATAACTTTACGTACTTACTTCGCCTCTTTTTTGATCACTTATTAATGTCAGTATACGGAGTATTATTTGCTGCGATTATTGGGATTCCACTCGGTATTTTAATCGCGCGATTTGGTAAACTTGCAAATCCAATTATTACGCTTGCAAATATTATCCAAACAATGCCAGCGTTAGCATTACTTGCTATTTTTATGCTCGTCATGGGACTTGGACAAACAACAGTCGTATTTACAGTGTTTTTATATGCTCTACTACCAATTTTAAAAAACACATATGCTGGAATACGCGGTGTCGACCCAGATATTAAAGATGCTGGAAAAGCGATGGGAATGACGAAAAATCAGGTGTTACGTATGATTGAATTACCACTCGCATTATCTGTAATCATCGGTGGGCTTCGTATTGCACTTGTCGTTGCGATTGGTGTCGTTGCAATCGGGTCATTCATCGGTGCACCGACGTTATCAGACGTCATCATTCGTGGTACGAATGCAACAGACGGCACAGTATTCATATTAGCAGGTGCATTACCGATTGCTTTAATTGCAATTATTATTGATATTGCTTTAAGATTTTTAGAATTTAAATTAGACCCAACTAAAAAGACATCTGCTTAA
- a CDS encoding acyl-CoA thioesterase codes for MGHIAETEIQLLYADTDMMGVMYHGNYIKWLELGRIKLIEDLGFSYVDMEREGFVAPIHNVNITYKVPIMYGDRAFVRTWVTKNTGIRVTYAFEIVNQHNDVCADGDVTCIVGKRTEKGFKPVNFKKAYPEWFAKYEEIKFEE; via the coding sequence ATGGGACACATTGCAGAAACTGAAATTCAATTATTATACGCAGATACGGATATGATGGGAGTCATGTACCACGGGAATTACATTAAATGGTTAGAACTCGGTAGAATTAAACTCATTGAAGATCTCGGATTTAGTTACGTTGATATGGAACGTGAAGGATTCGTTGCACCCATTCATAATGTCAACATTACATATAAAGTTCCGATTATGTATGGTGACCGTGCATTCGTTAGAACGTGGGTGACAAAAAACACGGGTATTCGCGTCACGTATGCATTTGAAATCGTTAATCAGCATAACGACGTGTGCGCAGATGGTGACGTCACATGTATTGTTGGAAAACGTACGGAAAAGGGATTTAAACCAGTAAACTTTAAAAAAGCATATCCAGAGTGGTTTGCCAAATATGAAGAGATAAAATTTGAAGAATAG
- a CDS encoding BCCT family transporter, translating to MTNVFKIGAAAVLLLVIIGAIFPEEFGDIAGSISSWISVHVGWYYMIITTAFVFFSVFLLLSPIGKLKLGKPDEKPEFNTFSWLAMLFSAGMGIGLVFWGASEPMSHMMSPAAGEGGADQALEAMRSTFMHWGFHAWGVYGVVALALAYAAFRKNENGLISKTLRPIFGDRVDGWLGTIIDVLAVFATVVGVAVSLGMGALQINGGLSYLLGIPNGFSVQLIIIIIVTILFLISAYTGLSKGIQYLSNTNMVLATLLFAIVLIVGPTLMIFTMMTTSTGAYLQEFLFQTLDSGFNNPQKSQWLQDWTIYYWGWWLSWSPFVGIFIARVSRGRTIREFVLAVLLVPTLISIMWFSVFGTTGMNIGLQFPGILDLAPEEQLFAIFDKLPLGTLLSIIALFLIAVFFITSADSATFVLGMQTSNGSLQPSTRLKIVWGISLSAIAVVLLLAGGEEALSAIQSAAIIAALPFSVVVILMVFAFFKDANNERKYLGLTIRPDEKHLDNYLHNTPEEHSEEVQNYIEETSEDKGI from the coding sequence ATGACGAACGTATTTAAAATTGGTGCAGCAGCTGTACTTCTACTTGTTATTATTGGTGCAATATTCCCTGAAGAATTCGGTGATATTGCAGGAAGTATTTCTAGCTGGATTTCTGTACATGTCGGATGGTATTACATGATTATCACGACAGCCTTTGTATTTTTCTCAGTATTCTTATTACTGAGTCCAATCGGTAAATTAAAACTCGGTAAACCTGATGAGAAACCAGAATTCAATACTTTCTCATGGCTTGCGATGTTATTTAGTGCAGGTATGGGTATTGGTTTAGTGTTCTGGGGTGCATCTGAACCGATGAGTCACATGATGAGCCCAGCAGCTGGTGAAGGTGGAGCGGATCAAGCACTAGAAGCGATGCGCTCAACATTCATGCACTGGGGCTTCCACGCATGGGGAGTTTACGGAGTTGTTGCTTTAGCACTTGCATATGCAGCATTCCGTAAAAATGAAAATGGCTTAATTTCTAAAACATTACGTCCTATTTTCGGAGATAGAGTCGATGGATGGCTCGGTACGATAATTGATGTTCTTGCGGTATTCGCAACAGTTGTAGGGGTTGCGGTATCACTTGGTATGGGTGCATTACAAATTAACGGTGGATTATCTTATTTATTAGGTATCCCAAATGGATTCTCAGTTCAACTGATTATTATTATTATCGTCACAATATTATTCTTAATTAGTGCGTATACTGGATTATCTAAAGGTATCCAGTATTTAAGTAACACGAATATGGTTTTAGCAACATTATTATTCGCTATTGTTTTAATTGTAGGACCAACACTTATGATCTTTACAATGATGACAACATCAACTGGTGCTTACTTACAAGAATTCTTATTCCAAACGTTAGACTCAGGATTTAACAACCCACAAAAATCTCAGTGGTTACAAGACTGGACGATTTACTACTGGGGCTGGTGGTTAAGCTGGAGCCCATTCGTTGGTATTTTCATTGCACGTGTATCACGTGGACGTACGATTCGTGAATTCGTACTTGCGGTATTACTCGTTCCAACATTAATTAGTATTATGTGGTTCAGTGTATTTGGTACAACTGGTATGAATATCGGGTTACAATTCCCAGGAATCTTAGACCTTGCACCTGAAGAACAGTTGTTTGCGATATTTGATAAGTTACCACTTGGTACTTTATTATCAATTATTGCACTATTCTTAATTGCTGTATTCTTCATTACAAGTGCAGATTCAGCAACATTCGTACTCGGTATGCAAACGTCAAATGGTTCATTACAACCTTCTACACGTCTAAAAATTGTTTGGGGTATATCTTTATCAGCAATCGCGGTTGTATTACTACTTGCTGGTGGAGAAGAAGCACTTAGTGCGATTCAATCCGCAGCGATTATTGCCGCATTGCCGTTTAGTGTTGTCGTAATTTTAATGGTATTTGCGTTCTTTAAAGATGCAAATAACGAACGTAAATATCTCGGTCTTACAATTCGACCAGATGAAAAACATCTCGACAATTACTTACACAATACGCCTGAAGAGCACTCTGAAGAAGTACAAAATTATATTGAAGAAACTTCAGAAGACAAAGGTATTTAG